From Streptomyces sp. TLI_235, a single genomic window includes:
- a CDS encoding quinol monooxygenase YgiN, whose protein sequence is MISIVTKWWYVPGREQEAVAALKDLVQQVKDGEPDTLMYCLHTAEVAGSLPPPTQNEVIFMGAWTSRQAFDDHRNGKIFTDWLEKHLDLFVQNDNRLYVSAEFADRFAGFVRGAAIG, encoded by the coding sequence GTGATCTCCATCGTCACGAAGTGGTGGTACGTGCCCGGCCGTGAGCAGGAGGCGGTGGCCGCCCTGAAGGACCTGGTGCAGCAGGTGAAGGACGGTGAGCCCGACACCCTCATGTACTGCCTGCACACCGCCGAGGTGGCGGGCTCCCTGCCGCCGCCCACCCAGAACGAGGTGATCTTCATGGGAGCCTGGACGAGCCGCCAGGCCTTCGACGACCACCGGAACGGCAAGATCTTCACGGACTGGCTGGAGAAGCACCTCGACCTGTTCGTCCAGAACGACAACAGACTCTACGTCAGCGCCGAGTTCGCCGACCGCTTCGCCGGCTTCGTCCGCGGAGCGGCGATCGGCTGA
- a CDS encoding ferritin-like protein produces the protein MTEPTRITTLRDLKAALQLAVGLELSTVPVYLTALYSIEDGRNTDAAQTIRSVVMEEMLHMTLAANVLNALGEIPSPEPVEFQGRRNLSPIPAYPLDSPLISGIGTLELLPLTPRAVDGFVRIEHPLHGAATLDAIPAKAGGFRTIGEFYDAVDAALKDPAICPDGVFASVRQIPDSDYYGGAGHLIEVKDRATAREAVLKIIDQGEGLPEDCLHRPAKTVTDADRLGSGWQMYSHYARFRELQTGRRFRTDQLADQNPEGAMLLVDYTAVQPALYTPRNGDSDDSPEGSALDAFDLAYSQLVDDVYLAFAGEPKEVVDPLDRYADRGRPALRLAVHAMYALKNAATALMRIPNPAKPGHTLCPRFSYVPPGGDRDKLVQRVEGRGGQDR, from the coding sequence ATGACCGAGCCCACCAGGATCACCACCCTCAGGGACCTCAAGGCCGCCCTGCAACTGGCCGTCGGACTGGAGCTCAGCACCGTCCCGGTCTACCTCACCGCGCTGTACTCCATCGAGGACGGCCGCAACACCGACGCGGCGCAGACGATCCGCAGCGTGGTCATGGAGGAGATGCTCCACATGACGCTCGCCGCCAACGTCCTCAACGCCCTCGGGGAGATCCCCAGCCCCGAGCCGGTCGAGTTCCAGGGCCGCAGGAACCTCAGCCCGATCCCCGCCTACCCGCTGGACAGCCCGCTGATCTCCGGCATCGGCACGCTCGAACTGCTCCCGCTCACGCCCCGCGCCGTGGACGGCTTCGTCCGGATCGAGCACCCGCTGCACGGCGCCGCCACCCTCGACGCCATTCCCGCGAAGGCGGGCGGGTTCCGCACCATCGGCGAGTTCTACGACGCGGTCGACGCGGCCCTGAAGGACCCCGCGATCTGCCCGGACGGCGTCTTCGCGTCCGTCCGCCAGATCCCGGACAGCGACTACTACGGCGGCGCCGGCCACCTCATCGAGGTGAAGGACCGCGCCACCGCCCGCGAGGCCGTCCTGAAGATCATCGACCAGGGCGAGGGCCTGCCCGAGGACTGCCTGCACCGGCCCGCGAAGACCGTCACCGACGCGGACCGGCTCGGCTCCGGCTGGCAGATGTACTCCCACTACGCCCGCTTCCGCGAACTCCAGACCGGCCGCCGGTTCCGCACCGACCAGCTGGCCGACCAGAACCCCGAGGGAGCCATGCTGCTGGTCGACTACACCGCCGTCCAGCCGGCCCTGTACACCCCGCGCAACGGCGACTCCGACGACAGCCCCGAAGGCTCCGCCCTGGACGCCTTCGACCTGGCGTACTCGCAGCTCGTCGACGACGTCTACCTCGCCTTCGCGGGCGAGCCGAAGGAGGTCGTCGACCCGCTCGACCGGTACGCCGACCGGGGCCGGCCGGCGCTGCGACTGGCCGTCCACGCCATGTACGCGCTGAAGAACGCGGCCACCGCCCTGATGCGCATCCCGAACCCGGCGAAGCCCGGGCACACGCTCTGCCCCCGGTTCTCCTACGTGCCACCGGGCGGAGACCGGGACAAGCTCGTCCAGCGCGTCGAGGGCCGAGGAGGGCAGGACCGGTGA
- a CDS encoding choline dehydrogenase-like flavoprotein, giving the protein METNDYDIVIVGGGISAATLTKTVIEKAAAQTPPRHPRILILEAGRATAMSADKYDTYVDAYQETVAKVPNSPYPASSSAPQPDVLDIGRPIMGDDGGTRVPSDSGYFVQMGPLPFGSDYTRSLGGTTLHWLGTCLRMLPNDFRMWDAYRRSVNWPLGYEDLKPYYERAEWEIIGVSANVEDQVYPGIGGDPKRFFKSADTKKFPDGDYHFPMERIPSSYLDQYLAKKSAGLVVELIDDHGRPHAFPIELSNTPVGRNSQPSKGYQVIGAVGNFDHGQRCEGNSSCIPICPVQAKYNALKTLYELIVKYPDRDPVDGGPRKARVAIRSQCVVSRVRHTQQNGGTGTVTGLTYQTYSDDGRAPVEHTVTADTYVLAANAIENATLLLASGAANNSDQVGRNLMDHPLLITWGLLEDSVGAFRGPGSTSGIPAFRDGTFRSERTAFRVEIGNWGWNFPENAPYDTVHDLVGGGQSGQVGLYGKELRKRLGEILPRQFRIAWELEQDPEPTNRITIDDRYKDGLGNHRPVIHYDLSPYVRASLPWAAEASRQLFTQLGIGDKVRRPEYRPGDYTHYDPNDPSAVTHDGVTYWVRGAGHVVGTHRMGTDPTTSVVDSHQRSHDLPNLYIVGCGSMPTLGTSNPTLTMTALAIRTGDRIAEQLKGKDA; this is encoded by the coding sequence ATGGAAACCAACGACTACGACATCGTCATCGTCGGCGGCGGCATCTCCGCGGCCACGCTCACCAAGACGGTCATCGAGAAGGCCGCCGCCCAGACCCCGCCCCGACACCCCCGCATCCTCATCCTGGAGGCCGGCCGGGCTACCGCGATGAGCGCCGACAAGTACGACACCTATGTGGACGCGTACCAGGAGACGGTCGCCAAGGTCCCGAACTCGCCCTACCCCGCAAGCAGTTCCGCACCGCAGCCGGACGTCCTCGACATCGGCCGGCCGATCATGGGCGACGACGGCGGGACCAGAGTGCCCAGCGACAGCGGCTACTTCGTCCAGATGGGCCCGCTGCCTTTCGGCAGCGACTACACCCGATCCCTCGGCGGCACCACGCTGCACTGGCTCGGCACCTGCCTGCGGATGCTCCCCAACGACTTCCGGATGTGGGACGCGTACCGGCGCAGCGTGAACTGGCCGTTGGGCTACGAGGACCTGAAGCCCTACTACGAGCGGGCCGAGTGGGAGATCATCGGCGTCTCGGCCAACGTCGAGGACCAGGTCTACCCCGGCATCGGCGGCGACCCGAAGCGGTTCTTCAAGAGCGCCGACACCAAGAAGTTCCCCGACGGGGACTACCACTTCCCGATGGAGCGGATCCCCAGCAGCTACCTCGACCAGTACCTGGCCAAGAAGTCCGCGGGTCTGGTGGTCGAGCTGATCGACGACCACGGCAGGCCGCACGCCTTCCCCATCGAGCTCAGCAACACCCCGGTCGGCCGAAACTCCCAGCCGTCCAAGGGCTACCAGGTAATCGGCGCGGTCGGGAACTTCGACCACGGGCAGCGCTGCGAGGGAAACTCCAGCTGCATCCCGATCTGCCCCGTCCAGGCCAAGTACAACGCGCTCAAGACGCTCTACGAACTGATCGTCAAGTACCCGGACCGGGACCCGGTTGACGGCGGCCCCCGCAAGGCCAGGGTCGCCATCCGCAGCCAGTGCGTGGTCTCCCGCGTCCGGCACACCCAGCAGAACGGCGGGACGGGGACGGTCACCGGACTCACCTACCAGACGTACTCCGACGACGGCAGAGCGCCGGTGGAGCACACCGTCACCGCCGACACCTACGTGCTGGCCGCCAACGCCATCGAGAACGCCACCCTGCTGCTCGCCTCCGGTGCCGCCAACAACAGCGACCAGGTCGGCCGCAACCTGATGGACCATCCGCTGCTGATCACCTGGGGCCTGCTGGAGGACAGCGTCGGCGCCTTCCGCGGCCCCGGTTCGACCAGCGGAATCCCCGCCTTCCGGGACGGCACCTTCCGCTCGGAGCGCACCGCCTTCCGCGTCGAGATCGGCAACTGGGGCTGGAACTTCCCGGAGAACGCCCCCTACGACACCGTCCACGACCTGGTCGGCGGCGGGCAGAGCGGGCAGGTGGGGCTCTACGGCAAGGAACTGCGCAAGCGGCTCGGCGAGATCCTTCCCCGCCAGTTCCGGATCGCCTGGGAGCTGGAGCAGGATCCCGAACCGACCAACCGGATCACCATCGACGACCGCTACAAGGACGGGCTCGGCAACCACCGACCCGTCATCCACTACGACCTCTCGCCCTACGTGCGGGCCTCGCTGCCCTGGGCCGCGGAGGCGAGCCGGCAGCTGTTCACCCAGCTCGGCATCGGGGACAAGGTCCGGCGCCCCGAGTACCGGCCCGGCGACTACACCCACTACGACCCGAACGACCCGTCGGCCGTCACCCACGACGGCGTGACCTACTGGGTACGCGGTGCGGGACACGTCGTCGGCACCCACCGGATGGGCACCGACCCGACCACCTCCGTGGTCGACAGCCACCAGCGCAGCCACGACCTGCCCAACCTCTACATCGTCGGCTGCGGCAGCATGCCGACCCTGGGCACCTCCAACCCCACGCTCACCATGACCGCGCTGGCCATCCGAACCGGCGACCGGATCGCCGAGCAGCTGAAGGGGAAGGACGCATGA
- a CDS encoding FAD/FMN-containing dehydrogenase: MSLHQRAVNDLARHLSGYVCEPGSPDYAKAMEIDNGRTRTPPAYVVRANSVADVTRAIAFARELELPMTVRGGGHSAAGYCLNRGGVVLDLGLMKAITLDRDSKRLRVQMGAIWSDVYGYVARNATPLIPIGGGCLTVGLPGFLQGGGYSFVSRSYGLGSDNVTEIKLVDAAGRLRTLTADAPDEADRDLFWACRGGGGGNFGVAVEMTLQLHTPAAATVMGGELSYPLERAQEVIAAYDAWAEDVPQAMAAYGYVGRDPDPAEPTRKIPTFRITPVFNGEYADGVDLLQPMLRLKPFNASIYSMPLPTWEATIGRSTLVGDRQAYIRSGMIGESGWHSDMIEAVKDAMESAPSPDSFVVWTHGRGKVRHPDGDDHGAYPHRDKRYIFELKAIWTDPADTRTSVEWAFDFGEALSADFHGAYVNYIDPLQKDWAVAYYGDNLARLRAVKAAADPTGFFRFQQSVDSTFEPDLSRPLDLSPINRTLC; this comes from the coding sequence GTGAGCCTCCACCAGCGGGCCGTCAACGATCTCGCCCGGCACCTCAGCGGGTACGTCTGCGAGCCGGGCAGCCCCGACTACGCCAAGGCGATGGAGATCGACAACGGCCGGACCCGGACGCCCCCGGCCTACGTGGTGCGCGCCAACTCGGTCGCCGACGTCACCCGGGCGATCGCGTTCGCCCGGGAGCTCGAACTGCCGATGACCGTACGCGGCGGCGGCCACAGCGCCGCCGGGTACTGCCTCAACCGGGGCGGCGTCGTGCTGGACCTCGGGCTGATGAAGGCCATCACGCTGGACCGGGACAGCAAGCGGCTGCGGGTCCAGATGGGCGCCATCTGGAGCGACGTGTACGGGTACGTCGCCCGCAACGCCACCCCGCTGATCCCGATCGGCGGCGGCTGCCTGACCGTCGGCCTGCCCGGTTTCCTGCAGGGCGGCGGCTACAGCTTCGTCTCCCGCTCCTACGGACTGGGCAGCGACAACGTCACCGAGATCAAGCTGGTCGACGCCGCGGGCCGCCTGCGCACCCTGACCGCCGACGCCCCCGACGAGGCCGACCGGGACCTGTTCTGGGCCTGCCGCGGCGGAGGCGGCGGCAACTTCGGAGTCGCCGTCGAGATGACCCTCCAGCTGCACACACCCGCGGCCGCCACCGTCATGGGCGGCGAGCTGTCCTACCCGCTGGAGCGCGCCCAGGAGGTCATCGCCGCCTACGACGCGTGGGCCGAGGACGTCCCCCAGGCGATGGCCGCCTACGGCTACGTCGGCCGCGACCCCGACCCGGCCGAGCCGACCCGGAAGATCCCCACCTTCCGGATCACCCCGGTCTTCAACGGGGAGTACGCCGACGGCGTCGACCTGCTGCAGCCGATGCTGCGGCTCAAGCCCTTCAACGCGAGCATCTACTCGATGCCGCTGCCGACCTGGGAGGCCACCATCGGCCGCTCCACCCTGGTCGGCGACCGCCAGGCCTACATCCGCTCCGGAATGATCGGCGAGAGCGGCTGGCACAGCGACATGATCGAGGCCGTCAAGGACGCGATGGAGAGCGCGCCCTCGCCCGACAGCTTCGTCGTGTGGACCCACGGCCGCGGCAAGGTCCGCCACCCGGACGGCGACGACCACGGGGCCTACCCGCACCGCGACAAGCGCTACATCTTCGAACTCAAGGCCATCTGGACCGACCCGGCCGACACCCGCACCAGCGTGGAGTGGGCCTTCGACTTCGGCGAGGCGCTCAGCGCCGACTTCCACGGCGCCTACGTCAACTACATCGACCCGCTGCAGAAGGACTGGGCCGTGGCCTACTACGGCGACAACCTGGCCCGGCTGAGGGCCGTCAAGGCGGCCGCCGACCCCACCGGCTTCTTCCGCTTCCAGCAGTCGGTCGACTCGACCTTCGAACCGGACCTCAGCCGCCCGCTCGACCTGAGCCCGATCAACCGCACCCTCTGCTGA
- a CDS encoding Dyp-type peroxidase family → METILLPLARVVGARVAVLRSAVPRAMVGRMGIDLKQTAIDPDLPTIPPTRNTQEAVRAALGDMQGNILKSHGRDHSRHLFITFAVASPDDRRKARQWLASLAQPTYITSALTQYEEANGYRDTLRTIAQNGAITPADRTAMVLSASSVFVGAMVSAAGYRDLRLGTDLTPDDPSFAAGAKNRVTVLNDPPVTAWEPTFQATLHALVIVADDDPVLRIDPLVAELTQQLAAIGATVAEETGTAMRFDAQGNPSPTGTVHEHFGFADGVSQPLFFARDIEQARTGNGGIDSYDPSAPLDQVLVKDPAGGSDGYGSYFVYRKLEQDVPGFRGDEKALGQEIAKQTDPKAQEPTDADIALAGAYMVGRFKDGTPVVDQQVPGLSSLPNNFTYDGDVDGVRCPLAAHARKVNPRGDKQRQFGVPLTQERAQRIARRGISYGPVTLDPAPTDTVGLLFLCAQSSIPDQFEFIQALWSNFEDFLRPATGLDAVIGQLPSGESRDKAVEQPWPKVYGSHNQLDFSKEPPVPTDPFFPKRVGQWVTMRGGEYFFVPSLSALTRFGTVVEPAGNGA, encoded by the coding sequence GTGGAAACCATTCTGCTGCCCCTCGCACGTGTCGTGGGGGCGCGTGTCGCCGTGCTCCGGTCGGCGGTGCCCCGCGCCATGGTGGGGCGCATGGGCATCGACCTGAAGCAGACCGCGATCGATCCGGACCTGCCGACCATCCCCCCGACCCGCAACACCCAGGAGGCCGTCCGGGCCGCCCTGGGTGACATGCAGGGCAACATCCTCAAGAGCCACGGCCGCGACCACAGCCGCCACCTGTTCATCACCTTCGCCGTCGCGAGCCCCGACGACCGGCGGAAGGCGCGGCAGTGGCTGGCCTCGCTGGCCCAGCCCACGTACATCACCTCGGCCCTGACACAGTACGAGGAGGCGAACGGCTACCGGGACACGCTGAGGACGATCGCGCAGAACGGCGCGATCACCCCCGCCGACCGGACGGCGATGGTCCTCTCCGCCAGCTCCGTCTTCGTCGGCGCGATGGTCTCGGCCGCCGGGTACCGGGACCTCCGGCTCGGCACGGACCTCACGCCGGACGACCCGTCCTTCGCCGCCGGCGCCAAGAACCGGGTGACGGTCCTCAACGACCCGCCGGTGACCGCATGGGAGCCCACCTTCCAGGCCACCCTGCACGCCCTCGTCATCGTCGCCGACGACGATCCGGTCCTGCGCATCGACCCGCTGGTGGCGGAGCTGACGCAGCAGCTCGCGGCGATCGGCGCCACGGTCGCCGAGGAGACCGGCACCGCCATGCGCTTCGACGCCCAGGGCAACCCGAGCCCCACCGGGACGGTGCACGAGCACTTCGGCTTCGCGGACGGCGTGAGCCAGCCGCTCTTCTTCGCCCGGGACATCGAGCAGGCCAGGACGGGCAACGGCGGCATCGACAGCTACGACCCGAGCGCGCCGCTGGACCAGGTGCTGGTCAAGGACCCGGCGGGCGGGAGCGACGGCTACGGCTCCTACTTCGTGTACCGCAAGCTGGAGCAGGACGTGCCGGGCTTCCGCGGCGACGAGAAGGCCCTGGGGCAGGAGATCGCGAAGCAGACCGACCCCAAGGCGCAGGAACCCACGGACGCCGACATCGCCCTGGCCGGCGCCTACATGGTCGGCCGGTTCAAGGACGGGACCCCGGTGGTGGACCAGCAGGTGCCGGGGCTGTCCTCACTGCCGAACAACTTCACCTACGACGGCGACGTCGACGGGGTGCGCTGCCCCCTCGCGGCCCACGCCCGCAAGGTCAACCCGCGCGGCGACAAGCAGCGCCAGTTCGGGGTGCCGCTCACCCAGGAACGGGCCCAGCGCATCGCCCGACGGGGCATCAGCTACGGCCCGGTGACACTGGACCCCGCCCCCACCGACACCGTGGGACTGCTGTTCCTGTGCGCGCAGAGCAGCATCCCGGACCAGTTCGAGTTCATCCAGGCGCTCTGGTCGAACTTCGAGGACTTCCTGCGCCCCGCCACCGGCCTGGACGCGGTGATCGGCCAACTGCCCTCCGGGGAGTCCCGGGACAAGGCGGTCGAGCAGCCCTGGCCCAAGGTGTACGGCTCGCACAACCAGCTGGACTTCTCGAAGGAACCGCCGGTGCCGACGGACCCGTTCTTCCCGAAGCGGGTCGGCCAGTGGGTGACCATGCGCGGCGGCGAGTACTTCTTCGTGCCGAGCCTGAGCGCCCTGACGAGGTTCGGCACCGTGGTGGAGCCGGCCGGGAACGGGGCCTGA
- a CDS encoding zinc carboxypeptidase: protein MPPPYAAINVPQTPAQIEAALADLAASFPALCTLDRFPNKSVEGKDIHFIKIANGSGSNRPVMVLIGGVHARESAPPDALIRFAQSILVSHDGSSDITFPAMSCEPLPSGPAVGYPDFTILASDVKKIIDAVDLYIAPLINPDGRLFDQLHPPSPFSGGWRKNRRPHPDPAKIGVDINRNHDIAWKFEDYYDMALYRADYPTGPAEAVDESDDTYRGPSVTSEPETANVQWIVDTKKPAFFVDIHQFGRKVLLPWGLEDNGDDPTMTFSSPAWTGKRDGLRPGSLSLPLTDPDYKEFVTDSAPHFVKKNLGFIGDSMRDAILASAGVVIGSTAPDPRRDHSTYEVAQAAVLYHPVGGGPVTGTTHDYAFRKQFDDPARAPVFAFGIESGHEEEAGFHPDYTSPPGHYAKIEREIHAALIALGTIAARLGKPCLVATATMGTPDHPDVVTLRRFRDAWLGPRFDRWYYRVSPPLARYLSAHPWARAAVRHGLVGPAAALVRTFPESAMRAPEGEPGRTPPGRTS, encoded by the coding sequence ATGCCCCCGCCCTACGCCGCGATCAACGTCCCGCAGACCCCGGCCCAGATCGAGGCGGCGCTGGCGGACCTCGCGGCCTCCTTCCCGGCCCTGTGCACGCTCGACAGGTTTCCCAACAAGAGCGTCGAGGGCAAGGACATCCACTTCATCAAGATCGCGAACGGAAGCGGCTCCAACCGGCCGGTCATGGTGCTGATCGGCGGCGTGCACGCCCGCGAGTCCGCACCGCCGGACGCGCTGATCCGCTTCGCCCAGTCCATCCTGGTCAGCCACGACGGGAGCAGCGACATCACGTTCCCCGCCATGTCCTGCGAACCGCTTCCCTCGGGCCCGGCGGTGGGCTACCCCGACTTCACGATCCTGGCGAGCGACGTCAAGAAGATCATCGACGCGGTCGACCTGTACATCGCGCCGCTGATCAATCCGGACGGGCGGCTCTTCGACCAGTTGCACCCTCCGTCGCCGTTCTCCGGCGGGTGGCGCAAGAACCGGCGACCGCATCCCGACCCCGCGAAGATCGGTGTCGACATCAACCGGAACCACGACATCGCGTGGAAGTTCGAGGACTACTACGACATGGCCCTCTACCGGGCGGACTATCCCACGGGTCCGGCCGAAGCCGTCGACGAGTCCGACGACACCTACCGCGGCCCCTCGGTGACCTCCGAGCCGGAGACCGCCAACGTGCAGTGGATCGTCGACACCAAGAAGCCCGCGTTCTTCGTCGACATCCACCAGTTCGGCCGCAAGGTCCTGCTGCCCTGGGGCCTGGAGGACAACGGCGACGATCCGACGATGACCTTCTCCTCCCCCGCCTGGACGGGCAAGCGCGACGGTCTGCGGCCGGGCAGCCTGTCCCTCCCGCTCACCGACCCCGACTACAAGGAGTTCGTCACCGACTCCGCACCGCACTTCGTCAAGAAGAACCTGGGCTTCATCGGCGACTCGATGCGCGACGCCATTCTGGCCAGCGCCGGCGTGGTGATCGGCTCAACGGCACCCGACCCCAGGCGCGACCACTCCACCTACGAGGTGGCCCAGGCCGCGGTGCTGTACCACCCGGTCGGCGGCGGGCCGGTCACCGGCACCACCCACGACTACGCGTTCCGCAAGCAGTTCGACGACCCTGCCAGGGCACCGGTCTTCGCGTTCGGCATCGAGTCCGGGCACGAGGAGGAGGCCGGCTTCCACCCCGACTACACGAGTCCGCCAGGCCACTACGCCAAGATCGAGCGGGAGATCCACGCCGCACTGATCGCACTCGGCACGATCGCCGCCAGACTCGGGAAGCCCTGCCTGGTCGCCACCGCCACCATGGGCACGCCCGATCACCCCGACGTGGTGACGCTGCGCCGCTTCCGCGACGCGTGGCTGGGGCCGCGGTTCGACCGCTGGTACTACCGGGTCAGCCCGCCCCTCGCGCGCTACCTGTCCGCCCACCCCTGGGCGCGCGCCGCCGTGCGCCACGGCCTGGTCGGGCCGGCGGCCGCGCTGGTCAGGACGTTCCCGGAGTCGGCCATGAGGGCGCCGGAAGGCGAACCGGGACGGACTCCACCGGGAAGGACAAGCTGA